Proteins found in one Miscanthus floridulus cultivar M001 chromosome 4, ASM1932011v1, whole genome shotgun sequence genomic segment:
- the LOC136548776 gene encoding aspartic proteinase NANA, chloroplast-like translates to MYTGGKDKRNTAEIRIVPLLLAALSRVHPHARKVTNNQLPHLRAQPGRVVATLQDGLRRGLAGGGGARARRAADAAAAQSPELAVIPRLVWDVEKGGGAILNSGTSLTVLVSPAYRAVVAALSKKLAGLPRVTMDPFDYCYNWTSPSTGEDLAMAVPELAVHFAGSARLQPPAKSYVIDAAPGVKCIGLQEGDWPGVSVIGNILQQEHLWEFDLKNRRLRFKRSRCTQ, encoded by the exons ATGTACACCGGCGGCAAGGACAAGA GAAATACAGCAGAGATCAGGATCGTGCCGCTGCTCCTTGCGGCTTTGTCGCGTGTCCATCCCCACGCCCGCAA AGTTACTAACAACCAGCTACCTCACCTTCGGGCCCAACCCGGCCGTGTCGTCGCCACCCTCCAAGACGGCCTGCGGCgggggctcgccggcggcggcggcgcccgggcCCGGCGCGCGGCAGACGCCGCTGCTGCTCAATCACCGGAGCTGGCCGTGATCCCGCGCCTCGTCTGGGACGTCGAGAAGGGCGGCGGCGCCATCCTCAACTCCGGGACGAGCCTGACGGTGCTCGTGAGCCCGGCGTACCGCGCCGTGGTGGCGGCGCTGAGCAAGAAGCTGGCCGGGCTGCCCAGGGTGACCATGGACCCGTTCGACTACTGCTACAACTGGACGTCGCCGTCCACGGGCGAGGACCTCGCCATGGCCGTGCCGGAGCTGGCCGTGCACTTCGCGGGGTCGGCGCGGCTGCAGCCGCCGGCGAAGAGCTACGTCATTGACGCGGCGCCCGGCGTGAAGTGCATCGGCCTGCAGGAGGGCGACTGGCCTGGGGTGTCCGTCATCGGCAACATCCTGCAGCAGGAGCACCTCTGGGAGTTCGATCTCAAGAACCGACGGCTAAGATTCAAGCGGTCGCGGTGCACGCAATGA